The Longimicrobium sp. genomic sequence GTGCAGGTACACGCCCACGAGCGACGCGCCGAGCTCCTCCCGCAGCGCGGCGACGACCTTCTCGACCCACGCGCGCACGTCCGCGTCGGCGTTCTCCCACCGTTGCGCCCGCCCGGCCGCCTGCTCCAATTTCGATCCGTCGATGCGACGCGTCGAGCAGTTGAAGCCTCGCGGGGTTTGCGAGGCTTTCTGCGGTTGTCGCCGCGGCTTCAGCCGCCCTTCACCACCCCCGCAGCAAAAAAGGCGCGGGCACCCGCCCACGCCTTCGCGATCCCGTTCCCCGGATCCGTCCTAGCTGGCCGGCTCCCCGGCCAGCGCCTCGCGCCAGCGGGCGAGCCGCGGGGCCAGGGAGCGAGCGGCCGGGGCGGGGCGGTAGGCGGAGAGCGAGACCAGCGAGGGGCGCTGGAACGACCGCCAGCGGCGCATCCCCACCTGGTCGCCCAGGTCGCGCGCCAGGGTGTGCAGCCGGGCGCGCGCATGGTCCTTCTGCGGCGCGTCGCCGGTGGCCAGGGCGGCCAGCAGCGACTCGCGGGCGGCGGCGGCGTCGCCGAGCGCCAGGGTCACGCCGGCCAGCTCGTGCGCCACGCGGGCGCGGTCGACGGGGTCGGCGTAGCGCGCGGCGGCCAGGAGCAGGTCGCGCGCGGCGCCGCGGCGGTCGCCGGCCGCGCGGCGGGCTGCGGCGCGCTCCTCGAGCCCCACCGCGGCCGACTCGGCGTCGCCCGCGCGCAAGGCGCGGCGGACGGCGCGGGAGAGGCTCCGCACGGGGTCGTCGGAGACCACCGCCTCGCCCACCGCGGCCAGGCGCGCGATGGCGCCTCCGGCGCCGTCCAGGTCGCGGGCGGCGCAGTAGAGCGCCAGCGCCCGCTCGCGCTCGCCCAGCTTGCGGGCCAGCCGCGCCGCGTGCAGCGCCGTGGCCGGGTTGCCGCCGTCGAGCGCGAAGGCCAGCGAGACGGCGGCGTCGGCCTCGGGGAGGCGGCGGGTGCGCTCCAGCTCGCAGGCGTAGGAGACCAGCGGCTTCACCATGCGGGCGTCCGGGGCGGCGCCGCCCTCCACCAGCATCAGCAGGCGCTGCAGGATCGACTTCTCGGCGCAGCGCTCCAGGGCCTCCACCTCGCGCGCCGCCCGCCGCCGGCCGAACTCGTCGGCCTCGCCCGAGCGAGCGCGCTCCACGGCCGCCAGCACCAGCGCGCCCGCGGCCGCGCGGCGGCTGCGCTCGCCCCGCTCGGTCTCGGAGATCTGCCGGAAGGTGGCCGCGGTCGAAAGGTTCGGAAGCATCTGCCCTGGTTGAGAAGCGTTCTCAACCAATCTACCACGGCGGAGGGAAGTACGAAAGTACGGAAGTACGAGGATGCGACGGGGCGGTGCCTCGCCGTCTGCGCGGATGTCCTGGAGCAGTCCGCGCAGGCGGATTTCGTGTTGTTGTAGCCCCCGGTTTCAACCGGGTGGTAAGAAACGAAGAGGGCCCCCGCTGACGGGAGCCCTTTCGTGCGTCAGGCCGCGACGGTCCGCTACGGGCGCGGGCGGGACGAGGCCTCGGGCGTGTAGGTGGCGCAGTGGGCGCCGTCGGGGCCGACGCGCACCTCGATCTGGCCGGCGTGGCACTCGTGGTTCTCGTTGAACCGGCAGTCGGTCACGGTGCACGCGCCGACGACGGAAGCCTGCGCCTGGGGCCGTTCCTGGGGGTTCTGCATCCGATCCTCCTCGGTTCGGGTTCGGTCCAACCCTATGGCAATATGCGGACCACTCTCGAACGTGCGCAAGTGCGGCTTTGGCAACAACTTGCGAATGATTCTCAACCGCGCTCTCTGAACCTGGTGGACGAAATCCGGCACGCGCAGATTGTAGACGCTGCCTGGCCATTTACTTTTCAATACAGGAGAAAGGAGGATGCATGCGCGAGACGATCACGATCAGCCTTCCTGAAGACATCAAAGCCGAAGTCGACGCGTTCACGCAGGAGCACGGGTTGTCTCGGAGCGACCTCGTCCGGCAGGCTCTCCGTGAGTACCTGCTGATCCGGCGCTTCCGGGAGCTTCGCGCCCGCATGGTGCCGCACGCGCAAGCTCAGGGGATTTTCACGGACGAGGACGTGGTCGAGCGCGTCTCGTGAGACTCGTCGCGTGAATCCGGCAACCTGAATCGGGATCTCGCGTTCATCGTTCGGCCGCCGCGATTACAACAACCTCCCGCGAATGGGAATCCAACCGCGGGATTGCGGGCAGAAGCGCGGTCCTTCATCCGTTCCTGTCCGATCGCCGTCCCCCTCACCCTGGAAAAGC encodes the following:
- a CDS encoding DUF1540 domain-containing protein produces the protein MQNPQERPQAQASVVGACTVTDCRFNENHECHAGQIEVRVGPDGAHCATYTPEASSRPRP
- a CDS encoding ribbon-helix-helix domain-containing protein; its protein translation is MRETITISLPEDIKAEVDAFTQEHGLSRSDLVRQALREYLLIRRFRELRARMVPHAQAQGIFTDEDVVERVS